One window of Desulfarculus baarsii DSM 2075 genomic DNA carries:
- a CDS encoding Tll0287-like domain-containing protein, whose product MIDKPFMKAKSALLTAFAVLFISVAAAFVWLVYDQSQETALREAEEKARIILERNLAIHSYFAHQLKPKIFSITDKHLPSSYFEPTWMSSTFAVRRIDEHYQALAKDEYYYKECAINARSPKNEADDYEREFINELNKNPKLTTRTAIRIIDDKPFFVYLRRGESMEKSCLRCHSQPEYAPPEMVRIYGPERSFNRHDGELVSAISIRVPLSEILSRGAEFAGRLSVLTLGILGLMVAVVLFVTRQIFLRPLGRIREHTAFIGKTPQNLGDQIPPMPFVEWNDLAQDFNQMSLSLKESHAQLEERVRQRTAELERSNQQLVAEMTERKRAEAQREELIAELRQALSEINQLSGLLPICASCKKIRDDKGYWQQIENYISTHSEAEFTHGICPECIKKLYPELD is encoded by the coding sequence ATGATCGACAAGCCGTTCATGAAGGCAAAGTCCGCATTGCTGACAGCGTTCGCGGTGTTGTTCATCAGCGTGGCGGCCGCGTTTGTCTGGCTGGTTTACGACCAAAGCCAGGAGACGGCCTTGCGCGAAGCGGAGGAAAAGGCCCGCATCATCCTGGAACGCAACTTGGCCATACATTCATATTTTGCCCATCAGTTGAAGCCGAAAATATTCTCGATAACCGACAAGCATTTGCCATCGTCATATTTCGAACCGACGTGGATGTCCTCCACCTTCGCCGTCCGTCGCATCGACGAACACTATCAAGCCTTGGCCAAAGACGAATACTATTACAAGGAATGCGCCATCAACGCGCGCAGCCCCAAAAACGAAGCCGACGATTATGAACGGGAATTCATCAACGAGCTGAATAAAAACCCCAAGCTCACCACGCGCACGGCCATCAGGATCATTGACGACAAACCGTTTTTCGTTTATTTGCGGCGCGGCGAATCAATGGAAAAATCATGCCTGCGCTGTCACAGCCAACCGGAATACGCCCCGCCAGAAATGGTGCGGATATATGGCCCGGAACGCAGCTTCAACCGCCACGACGGCGAGCTTGTTTCGGCCATATCCATCAGGGTGCCTTTGAGCGAGATCCTGAGCCGCGGAGCCGAGTTCGCCGGTCGCCTTTCCGTGCTGACGCTGGGCATTCTGGGGCTGATGGTGGCGGTGGTGCTGTTTGTCACGCGGCAGATATTCCTGCGCCCCCTGGGTCGGATCAGGGAGCACACCGCCTTCATCGGCAAAACGCCGCAAAACCTTGGCGACCAGATTCCGCCGATGCCTTTTGTCGAATGGAACGACTTGGCCCAAGACTTCAATCAGATGTCGTTGAGCCTGAAAGAATCCCACGCGCAACTGGAAGAAAGGGTCCGCCAACGCACCGCCGAGTTGGAGCGCAGCAACCAGCAGCTCGTCGCCGAGATGACCGAACGCAAGCGCGCCGAGGCGCAACGCGAGGAATTGATCGCCGAACTGCGTCAGGCTTTATCGGAAATAAACCAGCTTAGCGGGCTGCTGCCCATCTGCGCAAGCTGCAAAAAAATCCGTGACGATAAAGGTTATTGGCAGCAAATCGAAAACTATATCAGCACCCACTCCGAGGCCGAATTCACCCATGGCATCTGCCCGGAGTGCATCAAAAAGCTATACCCCGAACTTGACTGA
- the mscL gene encoding large conductance mechanosensitive channel protein MscL, whose translation MFKEFKEFAMKGNVVDMAVGIIIGAAFGAIVKSLVSDIIMPPIGLILGDVDFSGLFVVLRDGAQAGPYLSLEMAQKAGAVTWNYGAFINTVVSFLIVAFSVFMLVKGMNQLRRKQEAAPPTTKECPYCLSTIPVKASKCAFCTATLD comes from the coding sequence GTGTTCAAGGAATTCAAAGAGTTCGCCATGAAGGGCAACGTGGTGGACATGGCCGTGGGCATCATCATCGGCGCGGCCTTTGGCGCCATCGTCAAGTCTTTGGTTTCCGACATCATCATGCCGCCGATCGGGCTGATTCTGGGCGATGTGGATTTTTCCGGCCTGTTCGTGGTGCTCAGGGACGGGGCGCAAGCCGGCCCGTACCTCAGCCTGGAAATGGCCCAGAAAGCCGGCGCCGTCACCTGGAACTACGGCGCGTTCATCAATACGGTGGTCAGCTTTCTGATCGTGGCGTTTTCGGTGTTCATGTTGGTCAAGGGCATGAATCAACTGCGGCGCAAGCAAGAAGCAGCCCCGCCCACCACCAAGGAATGCCCCTATTGCCTCTCCACTATTCCCGTTAAGGCGAGCAAGTGCGCCTTTTGCACGGCCACACTGGACTGA
- a CDS encoding PEGA domain-containing protein → MNRKHGGANAVMRWLAALALAMAVALALAGPALAEPEPGQAAQAQALALLDQGELAAAGGHFDKAEQLWQEALRARPAWPVAQQRLAQLPARRQGYAAQVARIARDQKASLDFVEGVTLFNQGDYAGAAKIFQNVAEVLPGHPFARQYLADAQAQAQAIGYGSLTVESNLPAKISLDGRAVGVTPLTLDDLPVGEHVLTAEANDAQARQTVVIHGRSTSLATFSFREVEAR, encoded by the coding sequence ATGAATCGCAAGCATGGCGGCGCAAACGCCGTGATGAGGTGGTTGGCGGCCCTGGCTCTGGCCATGGCCGTTGCGCTGGCCTTGGCTGGCCCGGCCTTGGCCGAGCCCGAACCAGGCCAGGCGGCCCAGGCCCAAGCCCTGGCCCTGCTGGACCAGGGCGAGTTGGCCGCGGCGGGTGGGCATTTCGACAAGGCCGAGCAGCTGTGGCAAGAGGCCCTGCGCGCGCGGCCCGCTTGGCCGGTGGCTCAACAACGCCTGGCCCAGCTTCCGGCCAGGCGTCAAGGCTACGCGGCCCAGGTCGCGCGGATCGCGCGGGATCAAAAGGCCAGCCTGGATTTCGTCGAGGGGGTGACGCTGTTCAATCAAGGCGACTACGCCGGGGCGGCGAAGATCTTCCAGAACGTGGCGGAAGTTCTGCCGGGGCATCCCTTTGCCCGGCAATATCTGGCCGACGCCCAGGCCCAGGCCCAGGCCATCGGCTACGGCTCGCTGACGGTGGAGTCCAACCTGCCCGCCAAGATCTCCCTGGACGGGCGGGCCGTGGGCGTCACGCCGCTGACGCTGGATGATCTGCCCGTGGGCGAGCACGTCTTGACGGCCGAGGCCAATGACGCCCAGGCGCGGCAAACGGTGGTCATCCACGGCCGCAGCACCAGCCTCGCGACGTTCAGCTTCCGTGAGGTCGAGGCGCGCTGA
- a CDS encoding tetratricopeptide repeat protein translates to MALLCALAVALPAMAAGNDAQDRRAAQLLLELGQTPPQDYANQRRLLEAIIEQCPDSTHAPEAYWRLAEVYKRYLGLPDYTAIALLFEKYLARYPRAADAPMARRQLIEAYEKTGQWEPVAAYFAKDLGPMDQLPDSRLFQDGLSYAQALEHTGRTAQAKAWYQKIVARDGGANSPAAAKARQRLAALGDEPRPSTNPAAPPVAAPTTQPAPTPLPNAPAPVPAPHAQPTTPLPPTPGAAGATCRLERIAGDVDLVGRAYTPAATPDGAADSRLSLDLPPGDRVLLRIDLQVAGGRDGWWSTVAAEGVWPMAVRRADQPDQTPGRMLRLEPGSGGCRVELFVQDNGALAGGRPLTALLFWSDGQMSVVEATHGR, encoded by the coding sequence GTGGCCTTGCTCTGCGCTCTGGCCGTTGCGTTGCCGGCCATGGCCGCCGGCAACGACGCCCAGGATCGGCGCGCCGCCCAGTTGCTGCTGGAATTGGGCCAGACCCCGCCCCAGGACTACGCCAACCAACGGCGTCTCTTGGAGGCGATCATCGAGCAGTGCCCAGACTCAACCCACGCGCCCGAGGCCTATTGGCGCTTGGCCGAGGTCTACAAGCGCTACCTGGGCCTGCCCGACTACACGGCCATCGCCCTGCTCTTCGAAAAATACCTGGCCCGCTATCCCCGGGCAGCCGACGCGCCCATGGCTCGACGACAATTGATCGAGGCCTATGAAAAGACGGGCCAGTGGGAGCCGGTGGCCGCCTACTTCGCCAAAGACCTTGGCCCCATGGATCAACTACCCGACAGCCGGCTCTTTCAGGACGGCCTGAGCTACGCCCAGGCCCTGGAACACACCGGCCGCACGGCCCAGGCCAAGGCCTGGTATCAAAAAATCGTCGCGCGGGACGGCGGCGCGAATTCGCCGGCCGCGGCAAAGGCCCGTCAACGCCTGGCCGCCCTGGGCGACGAGCCTCGGCCGTCCACGAACCCAGCCGCTCCGCCAGTCGCCGCGCCCACGACCCAACCCGCGCCGACGCCCTTGCCCAACGCGCCGGCCCCAGTGCCCGCGCCCCACGCCCAACCAACGACCCCGCTTCCACCGACGCCGGGCGCGGCGGGCGCGACGTGTCGGCTGGAGCGGATCGCCGGCGACGTCGACCTGGTCGGCCGAGCTTACACGCCGGCCGCCACCCCGGATGGCGCGGCCGACAGCCGGCTGTCGCTCGATCTGCCGCCCGGAGACCGGGTGTTGTTGCGCATCGACCTGCAAGTGGCCGGCGGCCGTGACGGCTGGTGGTCGACGGTCGCGGCCGAAGGCGTCTGGCCCATGGCCGTGCGCCGGGCCGACCAGCCGGATCAAACGCCCGGCCGCATGCTGCGCCTGGAGCCGGGTTCCGGCGGCTGCCGCGTGGAGCTTTTCGTGCAGGACAACGGCGCCTTGGCCGGCGGCCGACCGCTGACGGCGCTGCTGTTCTGGAGCGACGGCCAGATGAGCGTCGTCGAGGCGACCCACGGGCGTTGA
- a CDS encoding vWA domain-containing protein: MKRALLVVVMALIAVAMAVPATAAEGRQPVKIDGKKHLPLRVLARPFSHIYKTQDVAGGTAQENVPSFQPFYVYTRPSEQDRAAQRGWYEVGSDARGGVIGWMQAKDVFEWKQAMCLAYTHPEGRKPVLMFAEEPPLAKLVAAPPAQRDPAVEALYKAIADKNIPVDFPVKSVEPQKAVDISKQFYLLPILDFKVVDFAGREGRVVKLAAVTAGGPEARQASDIRSNTAYVEEATQESTQVAADTLKNLVFDVVFVMDTTVSMRPNIEATLRVIRQVAANLGSDPEAAQGVRFGFWGYRDSAEDIPGIEYTTKNYTPTLQTAAEFENTLAGVQVTEIDSVDYPEDVFSGVDDAMRKTAWDDNAIKFMVLVGDAPGHELGHKWNLSGQDENTLRSIADDGSFYLLALHVKNPKATKHNPRAEQQYGVLGLNKGSGGQTTYTAVDSQDAAAYGVAAESLTQAIVSVVRAAKQGQVAPQLTGGGQGGELADLGQAPAAPAAQTPAQAPAQTPPPASPPAGGELADLGPEHQKLADDVQETTNRALRAALVEWIGQQTGAQAPRDIEAWAVDKDLLNPAVSSMEVRLLINKQQLSSLKQVLTEVMGAGRLGQIGGDDFFTALQSTAAAAARDPNQIKNARTMAETGLVPEFLLGLPYQSRLMAMTNELWQSWGPDEQDEFLNELEARISAYQAIHDGPDGWIKLNPGDDAGEMVYPISLDLLP, encoded by the coding sequence GTGAAGCGCGCGTTGCTAGTAGTTGTCATGGCGCTCATCGCCGTGGCCATGGCCGTGCCGGCCACGGCCGCCGAGGGCCGTCAACCGGTCAAGATCGATGGCAAAAAGCATTTGCCCCTGCGGGTGCTGGCCCGGCCTTTTTCGCACATCTACAAAACCCAGGACGTGGCCGGCGGCACGGCGCAAGAAAACGTGCCGTCTTTTCAGCCGTTTTATGTCTACACTCGGCCCTCCGAACAGGACCGGGCCGCCCAGCGCGGTTGGTACGAGGTCGGCTCCGACGCCCGGGGCGGGGTGATCGGCTGGATGCAGGCCAAGGATGTCTTCGAGTGGAAGCAGGCCATGTGCTTGGCCTACACCCACCCCGAGGGCCGCAAACCCGTTTTGATGTTCGCCGAGGAGCCGCCCTTGGCCAAGCTGGTGGCCGCGCCGCCGGCCCAGCGCGACCCGGCGGTGGAGGCCCTCTACAAGGCCATCGCCGACAAGAACATCCCGGTGGATTTTCCGGTGAAGTCGGTGGAGCCGCAAAAAGCGGTGGATATCTCCAAGCAGTTTTATTTGCTGCCCATCCTCGATTTCAAGGTCGTTGATTTCGCCGGCCGTGAAGGCCGCGTGGTCAAGCTGGCCGCCGTGACCGCCGGCGGCCCCGAGGCCCGTCAGGCCAGCGACATCCGCAGCAACACCGCCTACGTCGAGGAAGCCACCCAGGAGTCGACCCAGGTCGCGGCCGACACGCTGAAAAATCTGGTCTTCGACGTTGTCTTCGTCATGGACACCACCGTGAGCATGCGACCCAACATCGAGGCCACCCTGCGGGTGATCCGGCAGGTGGCGGCCAATCTGGGCAGCGATCCCGAGGCGGCCCAGGGCGTGCGTTTCGGCTTCTGGGGCTATCGCGACTCGGCCGAGGACATCCCCGGCATCGAATACACCACCAAAAACTACACCCCGACCCTGCAAACGGCCGCCGAGTTCGAAAACACCCTGGCCGGCGTCCAGGTCACCGAAATCGACTCGGTGGACTACCCGGAGGATGTCTTCAGCGGCGTCGACGACGCCATGCGCAAGACGGCCTGGGACGATAACGCGATCAAATTCATGGTGTTGGTCGGCGATGCGCCCGGCCATGAACTGGGCCACAAATGGAACCTCTCGGGCCAGGACGAAAATACCCTGCGCTCCATCGCCGATGACGGTTCGTTCTACCTCCTGGCCCTGCACGTGAAAAACCCCAAGGCCACCAAACACAACCCCCGGGCCGAACAACAATATGGCGTGCTGGGCCTCAACAAGGGTTCGGGCGGCCAGACCACCTACACCGCGGTGGATTCCCAAGACGCCGCGGCCTATGGCGTGGCCGCCGAGTCGCTGACCCAGGCCATCGTCTCGGTGGTGCGCGCGGCCAAGCAGGGCCAGGTGGCCCCGCAACTGACCGGCGGCGGCCAAGGCGGTGAGCTGGCCGACTTGGGCCAGGCTCCGGCGGCGCCTGCGGCTCAAACCCCCGCCCAGGCGCCTGCTCAAACTCCGCCGCCCGCCTCGCCGCCAGCCGGCGGCGAACTGGCCGACCTGGGGCCGGAGCACCAAAAGCTGGCCGACGACGTGCAAGAGACGACCAACCGCGCCCTGCGCGCGGCCCTGGTGGAGTGGATCGGCCAACAAACCGGCGCGCAGGCCCCCCGCGATATCGAGGCCTGGGCCGTGGATAAAGACTTGCTCAATCCGGCCGTTTCGTCGATGGAAGTGCGCCTTTTGATCAACAAGCAGCAACTCAGCTCGCTCAAGCAGGTGCTGACCGAGGTCATGGGGGCGGGCCGCCTGGGCCAGATCGGTGGCGACGATTTCTTCACCGCCCTGCAATCGACCGCCGCGGCCGCCGCCCGCGACCCCAACCAGATCAAAAACGCCCGCACCATGGCCGAGACCGGCCTGGTGCCCGAGTTTCTGTTGGGTCTGCCCTACCAGAGCCGCCTGATGGCCATGACCAACGAGCTGTGGCAGAGCTGGGGCCCCGACGAGCAGGACGAGTTCCTCAATGAACTGGAGGCCCGCATCAGCGCCTATCAGGCCATCCACGACGGGCCCGACGGCTGGATCAAGCTCAACCCCGGCGATGACGCCGGTGAGATGGTCTATCCCATCAGCCTGGACCTGCTGCCCTAG
- a CDS encoding ABC transporter ATP-binding protein — protein sequence MGAREATAGRGLAFQLRGVSKRREKGGVAFDLVVPELEVAAGEFIAIVGPSGCGKSTLLDLLGLVLRPTAAHQFGVWDQNAARPGWRDVTTLSPRGLAAVRRASIGYVLQTGGLLPFLSVGENIALTRRLGGLPVAAEDILALAGRLGIVEQLGKKPAHLSGGQRQRAAIARALAHGPSIILADEPTAAVDRRAAVEIRDQFKSLAGKLGAAVLMVTHDRELVAPVADRAFTFELERPAAELTVATVVEGGLG from the coding sequence ATGGGCGCGCGCGAAGCAACGGCCGGCCGAGGGCTGGCCTTCCAACTGCGCGGGGTGAGCAAGCGCCGCGAAAAGGGCGGCGTGGCTTTCGACTTGGTCGTTCCCGAACTGGAGGTGGCCGCCGGCGAGTTTATCGCCATTGTCGGGCCCAGCGGCTGCGGCAAGTCCACGCTGCTGGACTTGCTGGGCCTGGTGCTGCGGCCGACGGCGGCCCACCAGTTCGGCGTGTGGGATCAAAACGCCGCGCGACCCGGCTGGCGCGACGTGACGACCCTTTCGCCGCGGGGCCTGGCCGCCGTCCGCCGCGCCAGCATCGGCTATGTCTTGCAGACGGGCGGTCTTTTGCCTTTCTTGTCGGTGGGCGAAAACATCGCCCTGACCAGGCGGCTGGGCGGCCTGCCGGTGGCGGCCGAGGATATCCTGGCCCTGGCCGGCCGCTTGGGCATCGTCGAACAATTGGGCAAAAAGCCGGCCCATCTCTCCGGCGGCCAACGCCAGCGGGCGGCCATCGCCCGGGCCCTGGCCCACGGCCCTTCGATCATCCTGGCCGACGAGCCCACCGCCGCCGTGGACCGCCGCGCCGCCGTGGAGATCCGCGATCAGTTCAAATCATTGGCCGGCAAGCTGGGCGCGGCCGTGCTGATGGTCACCCACGACCGCGAACTGGTCGCGCCGGTGGCCGACCGCGCCTTCACCTTTGAACTGGAGCGGCCGGCCGCCGAACTGACCGTGGCCACGGTGGTGGAGGGCGGCCTTGGCTAG
- a CDS encoding ABC transporter permease — translation MEPKPTLMLPAGASPPPGQAYLELRHERRVLRFPVSVAKERAPGEAAFAPPRLAGVLRLFAQRELTHDRSSGRFLLARRGYASFRLYAATIDDVEGLRRHFEAQGLSVHTEAQRIRDVTQLDGYLTLIFWLVALVGLMGGAAALTASLWASVERKQKELGVLRLLGMPTGAMVRFPLYQGLIIAVCGFVTAVGVFQALAWVINSLFQAHLQSAERLCRLPADHLLATLGGVIALATLASAAAAWRVTRIDPAEALRDE, via the coding sequence ATGGAGCCCAAACCCACGCTGATGTTGCCGGCCGGCGCGAGCCCGCCGCCGGGCCAGGCCTATCTGGAACTGCGCCACGAACGCCGGGTTTTGCGTTTTCCCGTGAGCGTGGCCAAGGAGCGCGCCCCCGGTGAGGCGGCCTTCGCGCCGCCGCGGTTGGCCGGGGTGTTGCGCCTTTTCGCCCAGCGCGAGCTGACCCACGATCGATCGTCGGGCCGCTTTTTGCTGGCGCGACGCGGCTACGCCTCGTTTCGGCTCTACGCCGCCACCATCGACGACGTGGAGGGCCTGCGCCGTCATTTCGAGGCCCAAGGCCTCAGCGTGCACACCGAGGCCCAGCGCATCCGCGACGTGACCCAACTCGACGGCTACCTCACGCTGATTTTCTGGCTGGTGGCCTTGGTGGGCCTGATGGGCGGGGCGGCGGCGCTGACGGCCAGCCTGTGGGCCTCGGTGGAGCGCAAGCAAAAGGAGCTTGGCGTGCTGCGACTGCTGGGCATGCCCACCGGGGCGATGGTGCGTTTTCCGCTCTATCAGGGGCTGATCATCGCCGTTTGCGGCTTTGTGACGGCCGTGGGCGTATTCCAGGCCCTGGCTTGGGTCATCAACAGCCTTTTCCAGGCCCACTTACAATCGGCCGAGCGGCTCTGCCGGCTGCCCGCCGATCATCTGTTGGCCACGCTGGGCGGGGTGATCGCGCTGGCGACGCTGGCCAGCGCGGCGGCGGCCTGGCGAGTGACGCGCATCGACCCGGCCGAGGCCCTGCGCGACGAATGA
- a CDS encoding formylglycine-generating enzyme family protein has protein sequence MAKFRIALLLLLSLATAAPALSQQADPYNPQPAAGDLTLPMPGGVSVAFRPIFIGEGDSPFAQRKFNMGDPQGGFKENPTSVSVGGAFLAKNKSGGEDWLFYLAKYELTEGQYYAVMGLPQGADKALLHSRKPMAGLSWFQANEFVDRYNQWLFANAKDKLPAQGGQPGYVRLPSEAEWEFAARGGAAVSSDVFDRRHPYDKPLEQCEWFAGAKSSHNVVKDVGLLAPNPLGLHDMLGNVCEMTHGLYQVEYYQGRNGGFTARGGHFLTDEKSLRSAMRAEQPFYLAGGGQIKANAKPTMGLRLALGGVVFADRNAVRQMAEAWEGYRAGKGAALPAAVSVSPTSAQAGVKGRDAMEHLARLKKELAGQALSPGAAQQLGLLEASLGNIEFVLKQADEDSAYAWAKIAAERGFFLQRELAKLPTIQRLMTIAQDGGRTAMVEKYKERLNEFQANIDEAMSTYSESFRQLDKISPPAVDAGFTKYAKFLLERQAAAQLSSLKVVREQYAAFNKEKRANPELWRKQFEALGQGAQ, from the coding sequence ATGGCTAAGTTTCGGATTGCCTTGCTGCTATTGCTTTCGTTGGCCACGGCCGCGCCCGCGCTGTCCCAGCAAGCCGACCCCTACAACCCCCAACCGGCCGCTGGCGACCTGACGCTACCCATGCCCGGCGGGGTTAGCGTGGCCTTCCGGCCGATATTCATCGGCGAGGGCGATTCGCCCTTTGCCCAGCGCAAGTTCAACATGGGCGACCCCCAGGGCGGCTTCAAGGAAAACCCCACCAGCGTCTCGGTGGGCGGCGCCTTTTTGGCCAAGAACAAATCCGGCGGCGAGGACTGGCTGTTTTATCTGGCCAAATACGAACTGACCGAGGGCCAATATTACGCCGTGATGGGCCTGCCCCAGGGCGCGGACAAGGCCCTTTTGCACAGCCGCAAACCCATGGCCGGGCTTAGTTGGTTCCAGGCCAACGAGTTTGTCGATCGTTACAATCAGTGGTTGTTCGCCAACGCCAAGGACAAGCTGCCGGCCCAGGGCGGCCAGCCGGGCTATGTCCGCCTGCCCAGCGAGGCCGAGTGGGAGTTTGCCGCCCGGGGAGGCGCGGCGGTGTCATCCGATGTTTTCGACCGCCGTCACCCTTACGACAAGCCCCTGGAGCAGTGCGAGTGGTTCGCCGGGGCCAAGTCCTCGCACAACGTGGTCAAGGACGTGGGGTTGCTGGCCCCCAACCCCCTGGGCCTGCACGACATGCTGGGCAACGTCTGCGAGATGACCCACGGGCTCTATCAGGTGGAGTACTATCAGGGCCGCAACGGCGGGTTCACGGCCAGGGGCGGCCACTTTCTGACCGACGAGAAAAGCCTGCGTTCGGCCATGCGCGCCGAGCAGCCGTTTTACCTGGCTGGCGGCGGCCAGATCAAGGCCAACGCCAAGCCGACCATGGGCCTGCGCCTGGCCTTGGGCGGGGTGGTCTTTGCCGATCGCAACGCCGTCCGCCAGATGGCCGAGGCCTGGGAAGGCTATCGAGCCGGCAAGGGCGCGGCGCTGCCGGCGGCGGTTTCGGTCAGTCCCACCAGCGCCCAGGCCGGCGTCAAGGGCCGTGACGCCATGGAGCACCTGGCCCGGCTGAAAAAAGAGTTGGCCGGCCAGGCCCTTTCGCCGGGGGCGGCCCAGCAGTTGGGCTTGTTGGAGGCGTCGCTGGGCAATATCGAATTCGTGCTCAAGCAGGCCGATGAAGACTCGGCCTACGCCTGGGCCAAGATCGCCGCTGAGCGCGGATTTTTTCTGCAGCGCGAACTGGCCAAGTTGCCGACGATCCAGCGGCTGATGACCATTGCCCAGGACGGCGGGCGCACGGCCATGGTCGAGAAATACAAAGAGCGCCTGAACGAGTTCCAGGCCAACATCGACGAGGCCATGTCGACTTATTCCGAGTCGTTTCGCCAGCTAGACAAGATCAGCCCCCCGGCCGTGGACGCCGGCTTCACCAAGTACGCCAAGTTTTTGCTGGAGCGCCAGGCCGCTGCTCAACTCAGTTCGCTGAAGGTCGTGCGTGAGCAATACGCCGCCTTCAACAAGGAGAAACGGGCCAACCCCGAGTTGTGGCGCAAGCAGTTCGAGGCCCTTGGTCAGGGGGCGCAATAG
- a CDS encoding S41 family peptidase: MFRLKLIVVALCLSAFSWAQAAADDLAWTSDRAALLFYEAMTALQKNALRPPAPLDEARRAIGAAARGLDEFSAYWPREEYEAFKRAADPSFAGVGMEIWADESGAVICIPKPGGPAQKAGVAYGDRLISVDGKPVAAEAVYAAGAMIRGQAGSTVRLGLLGQGGRRKNVSIIRAKQAFRTVESTREGGAPRLRISSFTNNTPAELAEALGRLGAAKVVVIDLRGNVGGDMFAAMEAAGKLLPVGAPLLTLRQRGGETAYKNVGRPLNLTSRLFVWQDKRTASAAEVFVAALTRNKRATSIGQTSFGKGVAQKIVELSDGSALLVTYAELIPPGGRAYHGHGLRPDRALAPGADASDRAYALATAAAMSAK; the protein is encoded by the coding sequence ATGTTTCGCCTCAAATTGATCGTCGTGGCCCTGTGCCTGAGCGCGTTTTCGTGGGCCCAGGCCGCGGCCGACGACTTGGCCTGGACCTCCGACCGGGCCGCGCTTTTGTTTTACGAGGCCATGACCGCCCTGCAAAAAAACGCCCTGCGCCCGCCCGCGCCCCTGGATGAGGCCAGGCGGGCCATCGGCGCGGCGGCCAGGGGCCTGGACGAGTTTTCGGCCTATTGGCCGCGCGAGGAGTACGAGGCCTTCAAGCGGGCGGCCGACCCCTCCTTCGCCGGCGTGGGCATGGAGATCTGGGCCGATGAAAGCGGCGCGGTGATCTGCATCCCCAAACCAGGCGGCCCGGCGCAAAAGGCTGGCGTGGCCTACGGCGACCGCCTGATCAGCGTCGACGGCAAACCCGTCGCGGCCGAGGCCGTCTATGCGGCCGGGGCCATGATCCGCGGCCAGGCCGGCTCCACCGTGCGTTTGGGCCTGTTGGGCCAGGGCGGCCGGCGCAAGAACGTTTCCATCATCCGCGCCAAACAGGCCTTTCGCACCGTGGAGTCGACCCGGGAAGGCGGCGCGCCGCGCCTGAGGATCAGCTCTTTCACCAACAATACGCCGGCCGAACTGGCCGAGGCCCTGGGCCGGCTGGGCGCGGCCAAGGTCGTGGTCATCGATCTGCGGGGCAACGTGGGCGGCGACATGTTCGCGGCCATGGAGGCGGCGGGCAAGCTCTTGCCCGTGGGCGCGCCGTTGTTGACCCTGCGCCAGCGCGGCGGCGAAACGGCCTACAAAAACGTCGGGCGGCCGCTGAACCTGACCAGCCGGCTTTTTGTCTGGCAAGACAAGCGCACCGCCAGCGCGGCCGAGGTGTTTGTCGCGGCTTTGACGCGGAACAAACGGGCGACGAGCATCGGCCAGACCAGCTTCGGCAAGGGCGTGGCCCAGAAAATCGTCGAGCTTTCGGATGGCTCGGCGCTTTTGGTCACCTACGCCGAGCTGATTCCGCCGGGCGGCCGGGCCTATCACGGCCATGGCCTGCGGCCCGACCGCGCCCTGGCCCCCGGCGCTGACGCCTCGGACAGGGCCTATGCCCTGGCCACCGCCGCCGCCATGAGCGCCAAATGA